In the Malania oleifera isolate guangnan ecotype guangnan chromosome 1, ASM2987363v1, whole genome shotgun sequence genome, one interval contains:
- the LOC131157904 gene encoding RHOMBOID-like protein 9, chloroplastic isoform X1 translates to MAATSLCFRMSYDKDQTHSNMPTKIRQKKRGFISQLCSNANLQGDVSSRCLLSVSSRDPGWSTAFQIMSGLPFPHRVVGAQGHPIRPTSEAASQSPTQVLCMLRSARRKPNPNEKQLRSLDSYFEKLQNEADQASSDSLSKTPVEFHSRGGQFKSNMDLGSLDHSLEKTNADAEPENYALSSLEEEIIDDCNPAEVPFSVSDDSKRANVGVLKSQMKLRNKNGERAENSEDQQAYDDPSEFYLISVLAAINIAVCIFEMASPVRSSDLELLSIPLIYGAKINELILVGEWWRLLTPMFLHSGVFHVTLGSWVLLTFGPKVCKGYGLFTFYLIYILGGISGNLTSFFHTPDPTVGGTGPTFAVIGAWLIYQIQNKDVIAKDVSESLFQKAMIATAASFILSHFGPIDDWAHVGAAFTGVAYGFFTCPALQMDKASSKTGQQEGTLGQANPCKSLTIFALFILAFSSLVFLQEPPLITIVSNNFEFK, encoded by the exons ATGGCTGCGACTTCCTTATGCTTCAGAATGTCCTATGACAAGGATCAAACTCATTCCAATATGCCCACCAAAATTAGACAGAAAAAGAGAGGCTTCATCTCCCAATTATGCAGTAATGCCAACTTGCAGGGGGATGTTTCCAGCAGGTGCCTTCTTTCAGTTTCCAGCAGGGACCCAGGATGGTCCACGGCCTTCCAGATCATGAGTGGATTACCCTTTCCTCACAGGGTGGTTGGGGCACAAGGCCATCCCATTAGGCCCACTTCGGAAGCAGCTTCCCAATCCCCCACACAAGTTCTATGCATGCTCCGCTCTGCAAGGCGGAAACCCAACCCCAATGAGAAGCAACTCAGGTCACTAGAttcttattttgaaaaacttcagaATGAGGCCGATCAGGCCTCTTCTGATTCATTAAGCAAGACGCCGGTGGAGTTTCATAGCAGAGGTGGTCAATTCAAATCCAACATGGATCTAGGCTCTCTAGACCATTCTCTGGAAAAAACTAATGCAG ATGCAGAACCAGAAAATTATGCGCTATCTAGTTTAGAGGAAGAAATTATCGATGACTGCAATCCAGCAGAAGTGCCATTTTCTGTCAGTGATGATTCTAAGAGAGCCAATGTGGGGGTATTGAAAAGTCAGATGAAGTTAAGAAACAAGAATGGTGAGAGAGCAGAGAATTCTGAAGATCAACAGGCATATGATGACCCCTCTGAGTTTTACCTAAT AAGTGTACTGGCGGCTATAAACATAGCAGTTTGTATTTTTGAAATGGCAAGTCCTGTAAGGAGCTCTGATTTAGAGTTGTTATCAATCCCATTGATATATGGAGCAAAGATAAACGAGTTGATCCTGGTTGGAGAGTGGTGGAGGCTACTCACGCCAATGTTTCTG CACTCTGGAGTTTTCCATGTGACCCTAGGTAGCTGGGTGCTTCTTACATTTGGCCCAAAAGTTTGTAAAGGATATGGGTTATTCACATTTTACCTGATTTATATTCTTGGAGGAATTTCGGGCAACCTGACTAGCTTTTTTCACACCCCAGACCCAACTGTTGGTGGCACG GGGCCGACATTTGCGGTAATTGGAGCTTGGCTCATTTATCAAATTCAGAACAAAGATGTAATTGCAAAGGATGTTTCAGAGAGTTTGTTCCAAAAGGCAATGATCGCTACAGCAGCTAGCTTCATATTAAGTCACTTTGGGCCAATTGATGACTG GGCACACGTTGGTGCAGCTTTTACAGGTGTAGCTTATGGGTTCTTCACATGCCCAGCTCTGCAGATGGATAAAGCATCGTCAAAAACAGGACAACAAGAAGGAACCCTTGGACAAGCTAATCCTTGCAAATCACTCACCATATTTGCCCTCTTCATTCTTGCTTTTAGTTCCTTAGTTTTCTTACAGGAACCTCCTCTTATCACAATAGTGTCCAACAACTTTGAATTCAAATGA
- the LOC131157904 gene encoding RHOMBOID-like protein 9, chloroplastic isoform X2 codes for MAATSLCFRMSYDKDQTHSNMPTKIRQKKRGFISQLCSNANLQGDVSSRCLLSVSSRDPGWSTAFQIMSGLPFPHRVVGAQGHPIRPTSEAASQSPTQVLCMLRSARRKPNPNEKQLRSLDSYFEKLQNEADQASSDSLSKTPVEFHSRGGQFKSNMDLGSLDHSLEKTNADAEPENYALSSLEEEIIDDCNPAEVPFSVSDDSKRANVGVLKSQMKLRNKNGERAENSEDQQAYDDPSEFYLIVLAAINIAVCIFEMASPVRSSDLELLSIPLIYGAKINELILVGEWWRLLTPMFLHSGVFHVTLGSWVLLTFGPKVCKGYGLFTFYLIYILGGISGNLTSFFHTPDPTVGGTGPTFAVIGAWLIYQIQNKDVIAKDVSESLFQKAMIATAASFILSHFGPIDDWAHVGAAFTGVAYGFFTCPALQMDKASSKTGQQEGTLGQANPCKSLTIFALFILAFSSLVFLQEPPLITIVSNNFEFK; via the exons ATGGCTGCGACTTCCTTATGCTTCAGAATGTCCTATGACAAGGATCAAACTCATTCCAATATGCCCACCAAAATTAGACAGAAAAAGAGAGGCTTCATCTCCCAATTATGCAGTAATGCCAACTTGCAGGGGGATGTTTCCAGCAGGTGCCTTCTTTCAGTTTCCAGCAGGGACCCAGGATGGTCCACGGCCTTCCAGATCATGAGTGGATTACCCTTTCCTCACAGGGTGGTTGGGGCACAAGGCCATCCCATTAGGCCCACTTCGGAAGCAGCTTCCCAATCCCCCACACAAGTTCTATGCATGCTCCGCTCTGCAAGGCGGAAACCCAACCCCAATGAGAAGCAACTCAGGTCACTAGAttcttattttgaaaaacttcagaATGAGGCCGATCAGGCCTCTTCTGATTCATTAAGCAAGACGCCGGTGGAGTTTCATAGCAGAGGTGGTCAATTCAAATCCAACATGGATCTAGGCTCTCTAGACCATTCTCTGGAAAAAACTAATGCAG ATGCAGAACCAGAAAATTATGCGCTATCTAGTTTAGAGGAAGAAATTATCGATGACTGCAATCCAGCAGAAGTGCCATTTTCTGTCAGTGATGATTCTAAGAGAGCCAATGTGGGGGTATTGAAAAGTCAGATGAAGTTAAGAAACAAGAATGGTGAGAGAGCAGAGAATTCTGAAGATCAACAGGCATATGATGACCCCTCTGAGTTTTACCTAAT TGTACTGGCGGCTATAAACATAGCAGTTTGTATTTTTGAAATGGCAAGTCCTGTAAGGAGCTCTGATTTAGAGTTGTTATCAATCCCATTGATATATGGAGCAAAGATAAACGAGTTGATCCTGGTTGGAGAGTGGTGGAGGCTACTCACGCCAATGTTTCTG CACTCTGGAGTTTTCCATGTGACCCTAGGTAGCTGGGTGCTTCTTACATTTGGCCCAAAAGTTTGTAAAGGATATGGGTTATTCACATTTTACCTGATTTATATTCTTGGAGGAATTTCGGGCAACCTGACTAGCTTTTTTCACACCCCAGACCCAACTGTTGGTGGCACG GGGCCGACATTTGCGGTAATTGGAGCTTGGCTCATTTATCAAATTCAGAACAAAGATGTAATTGCAAAGGATGTTTCAGAGAGTTTGTTCCAAAAGGCAATGATCGCTACAGCAGCTAGCTTCATATTAAGTCACTTTGGGCCAATTGATGACTG GGCACACGTTGGTGCAGCTTTTACAGGTGTAGCTTATGGGTTCTTCACATGCCCAGCTCTGCAGATGGATAAAGCATCGTCAAAAACAGGACAACAAGAAGGAACCCTTGGACAAGCTAATCCTTGCAAATCACTCACCATATTTGCCCTCTTCATTCTTGCTTTTAGTTCCTTAGTTTTCTTACAGGAACCTCCTCTTATCACAATAGTGTCCAACAACTTTGAATTCAAATGA